A single window of Hippocampus zosterae strain Florida chromosome 15, ASM2543408v3, whole genome shotgun sequence DNA harbors:
- the tox4a gene encoding TOX high mobility group box family member 4-B, which yields MDLNFYSGLPDGCAQNVDSEFLGNQTYGGYTEGNKFSEGSDSYLTIGGGAHHFLSSEQTFHTPSLGDEVFEIPPISLDPDTSLGIAEAVSHFEMSNGSGGTVGPSGSRNLVNNLVVQANDPSFASAFVNNGSQGLEHLNMGAMAQANGGALLSSSSLELGNSGGSHFGSSSPMTIDVQLADIAHGLLGSGQLSTINQTELALGLGGDCMGPPAATSELSLSATPSPGGSLQDEDMDDFKRSVLVDSPMSLPSPSVLSHPAVQSSVSLTTSKRASGTPPPSATATKTGRPKKDPNEPQKPVSAYALFFRDTQAAIKGQNPNASFGEVSKIVASMWDSLAEEQKQVYKKKTDAAKKEYLKALAAYRASQLSQSACEVVAAAPSPPPPDVSQAPAAAPPVSHQVVRPAINVEENTITNICASNIILDIPERATRSRTGATKTAAAPAAAPVAAPAAAAPAAAVPPPQTITKILIPKHMLQTGGRIVTLLPGGLHTLQPTFVVSSSPRQPPPLQQMQNAPPPPPLQQMAPAPPRLLQAKPREGGSATGLPVTITAAPPPPLQIKIVPASLQRKDAQPIIISTAAAAAPTVSASALAAGVQVVNSAGSAGQHDDEVVSEVLPSEEDEMEVSEPCEGSAVPCVCVRSGCTNPAVESEDWDKEYCSNECVASHCSDIFKAWCSIRNQTMGTVK from the exons ATGGACCTTAATTTTTATTCTGGACTTCCCGACGGTTGTGCTCAAAATGTTGATTCTGAGTTTTTGGGCAACCAAACATATGGTGGATACACCGAAGGAAATAAG TTTTCAGAGGGCAGCGATAGTTATCTAACTATAGGTGGTGGCGCTCATCACTTTTTGTCCTCTGAG CAGACTTTCCACACACCCAGCCTCGGAGATGAGGTTTTTGAGATTCCCCCTATCTCACTCGACCCAGATACGTCCCTAGGTATTGCTGAAGCAGTGTCTCACTTTGAGATGTCAAATGGGTCAGGTGGCACCGTGGGACCTTCGGGTTCTCGTAACCTGGTTAACAACTTGGTGGTGCAAGCTAATGATCCGTCTTTTGCATCCGCTTTTGTGAATAACGGCTCCCAAGGCCTGGAGCATCTGAACATGGGGGCCATGGCTCAGGCAAATGGAGGAGCCCTTCTCAGTTCCTCATCATTG GAGCTGGGTAACAGCGGCGGCTCCCATTTTGGCAGCTCATCCCCAATGACTATCGATGTTCAACTCGCCGATATTGCTCATGGGCTATTAGGAAGCGGTCAGCTGTCTACCATTAACCAGACGGAGTTGGCACTGGGTCTCGGAGGAGATTGCATGGGACCTCCCGCTGCGACCTCGGAACTGTCGCTGTCGGCGACACCTTCCCCGGGTGGCTCCTTACAAGATGAGGACATGGATGACTTTAAG CGGAGTGTGCTGGTCGACTCCCCCATGTCTCTGCCCTCACCCTCGGTCCTCTCCCATCCAGCTGTCCAGTCTTCTGTCTCCCTCACAACTTCCAAAAGGGCCTCGGGGACACCACCCCCATCAGCGACGGCCACCAAAACAGGCCGGCCGAAGAAAGATCCCAACGAGCCGCAAAAGCCAGTTTCTGCGTATGCTCTTTTTTTCCGAGACACCCAGGCAGCCATCAAGGGCCAGAATCCAAATGCTTCTTTTGGAGAGGTGTCCAAAATTGTGGCTTCCATGTGGGACAGCCTGGCCGAGGAGCAGAAACAG GTGTACAAGAAAAAGACTGATGCTGCCAAAAAGGAGTATTTAAAAGCTCTGGCAGCTTATCGAGCCAGTCAACTCTCACAG TCCGCCTGCGAGGTGGTTGCGGCCGCACCTTCGCCACCTCCGCCTGATGTCAGCCAAGCTCCTGCAGCTGCCCCGCCTGTTAGTCACCAGGTTGTCCGTCCGGCAATTAATGTCGAAGAAAACACCATCACCAACATCTGTGCCTCCAACATCATTCTGGATATCCCAGAGAGGGCAACTCGTTCCCGCACGGGTGCAACTAAAACAGCGGCGGCCCCAGCAGCAGCCCCTGTAGCcgccccagcagcagcagcccccGCCGCTGCAGTCCCACCTCCCCAGACCATCACCAAGATCCTAATCCCCAAACACATGCTTCAGACTGGGGGGCGGATTGTCACCCTGCTGCCCGGTGGCCTCCACACCTTGCAGCCCACCTTCGTGGTGTCCAGCTCCCCTCGCCAGCCGCCACCCCTGCAGCAGATGCAGAACGCGCCCCCACCGCCGCCACTCCAACAAatggcgccggcgccgccgcgcttACTCCAGGCCAAGCCTCGGGAGGGAGGAAGCGCCACGGGACTCCCCGTGACCATCACggccgccccgccgccgccgcttcagATCAAAATAGTTCCCGCCTCTTTGCAGAGAAAAGACGCGCAGCCCATTATCATCTCCACCGCGGCTGCGGCGGCGCCGACGGTTTCGGCATCCGCGCTTGCGGCAGGAGTGCAGGTGGTGAATTCTGCCGGGTCGGCTGGCCAGCATGACGACGAGGTCGTCTCGGAGGTGCTGCCTTCAGAAGAG GATGAGATGGAGGTGAGCGAGCCATGCGAGGGTTCGGCTgtgccgtgtgtgtgcgtgaggtCCGGCTGCACAAACCCAGCAGTAGAGAGCGAGGATTGGGACAAAGAATATTGCAGTAATGAGTGCGTGGCCTCTCACTGCAG TGATATTTTCAAAGCATGGTGCTCCATCAGAAACCAGACCATGGGAACGGTGAAATAA